A single genomic interval of Lentimicrobium saccharophilum harbors:
- the blaOXA gene encoding class D beta-lactamase — MKPGFICSIILLISLLTGMAIKAQEASTPDPSSWDTIFSKHQVNGTFVLYSAARDKYYTWNKKRADTRYLPASTFKIPNTLIGFQTGAIRSADEVFEWNGTDYGYDAWNRDLSIREAFRLSAVWVYQEVARRVGREAMDSLLQICRYGNMKTGPFIDSFWLDGDVAISANEQIGFLNKLWSRQLPFDKNYQQLVTGIMLAETSGNRRLYAKTGWAARIQKQVGWYVGVVETPEEIWIFALNIDIRQTADLDARVTISRTILDKEGIFPWPG; from the coding sequence ATGAAACCTGGTTTTATTTGTTCGATAATTCTGCTAATCAGCCTTCTGACAGGGATGGCAATAAAGGCACAGGAGGCCTCAACGCCCGATCCGTCTTCATGGGATACCATTTTTTCAAAACATCAGGTTAACGGCACCTTTGTATTATATTCTGCTGCAAGGGACAAATACTACACATGGAACAAAAAAAGGGCTGACACCAGGTATCTGCCGGCATCCACCTTCAAGATTCCGAACACCCTGATCGGATTTCAGACAGGAGCCATCAGGAGTGCGGATGAAGTCTTCGAATGGAACGGCACGGACTATGGTTATGATGCATGGAACCGCGACCTTAGCATCAGGGAAGCATTCAGATTATCCGCAGTATGGGTCTACCAGGAAGTTGCCCGTCGTGTTGGCAGGGAAGCGATGGATTCACTTTTGCAAATCTGCAGATATGGTAACATGAAGACCGGACCTTTTATCGACAGCTTCTGGCTCGATGGGGATGTGGCCATCTCGGCCAACGAACAGATTGGATTCCTCAATAAGCTATGGAGCCGTCAATTGCCATTTGACAAAAATTATCAGCAATTGGTTACCGGGATCATGCTTGCCGAAACATCCGGAAACCGAAGATTATATGCAAAAACAGGCTGGGCAGCCCGCATACAAAAACAAGTCGGGTGGTATGTTGGGGTCGTTGAAACGCCTGAAGAAATCTGGATCTTTGCGCTGAACATCGATATCAGGCAGACGGCTGATCTGGACGCCCGCGTAACCATCAGCAGAACGATACTCGACAAAGAAGGTATCTTTCCCTGGCCAGGATAA